The Flavobacterium sp. K5-23 genome segment TTTATTCGAAAAAAAACAAATACGGTTATTTAAATTTTAAATCCCAAGATAAAGAAACCGAGTAAATCCAAAAATAATTTCCGGGGTCAAAAATAATTTCTTGATGCGCTAAATCAAATTGTGCGCCCCAAGTATTTTTATTTTTATTAGTGGTAAAATAGTAACCAACATTAAAACGTTGTGACTGAAGATTAATAATTGGTGAATCAGAATCATTAAATTGAAACTGATTTATCTCAGGAGATGTTCCCATACTATAGGTGAATGAGATATAATTTTCGGCATTACTACGGTATTTTCGGTAATTTAAAGCAGCTGACGAACTGGTTCCCGCTTCTCCAGGAGTGAAATATGGGCGTAAAGACCAATAACTGTTTCCTGTATACCAACCAATAGCTCCTGTGTATATATTAGTGGTTGTGCTGTATTTTAAGGTCCTGAATCCTAATGATACCTCTAAACTATGAGGTAATGATTTATACAATTCAGCACCATATCTTACATCAGGAAAAAGAAAAGATTTTGACAATCCTAAATTTAAATAAGCATACAATCCATTTGCAATTCTTGGATATAGGTCAACTTCAAATTGACTTCCATTTTCATTAAATCGCCTGCTCAAATTTAGTTTAGCTATAATACTTCCATATTTAGTAATTCGGCTTAATTTAAGGGAATGGAATTGCATAGGATCAAAAACATCAGAATAGACATCAACTGCTGATCTAATTCCTACTGTATTTACTCTTAAAGTTTGGTTTAAACTTGATTTGTAATCCAAGGCTTTTTGGTCCTCTGGATTTTTGTCTAAAATGGATTCAATTGTACTTAATGCCTCTAAAGGATTATTAGTACTTTCTTGCGCACTGGCTTTTAGGTATAATAATTCAGGATCATTTGGAAAATGTTTCAAACTTTCGTTCGCCATTTCTAAAGCTTTAAACTTAAATTCTCCCCAGGATTCATTTTTTATTGCTGCTATCCAAGTTTCCTTGTTTTTAGGGTCTTTATCTAATATTGAAGCAAACTCTTTTCTTGCTTTTTTGTAATCTCCATCCCAAGAATAGGTAGTAGCCAAAAAGGAACGGATATCTGTGTAGTTAGGATATTTGGTTAATATATGCAACAAAGTATCCTGAGCTTGTTTCCGTTGTTGATTGAAGGCTAGTTTACGAGCAGTTTCAAATGAGGTATCTGGATTTCCGTTGTATATTGTTTCTTGTCCATTTATTTGCAGTACACTTAAAAATACCAGTAAAAAACTCAACTTGATGGTTGTTTTTATTTTCATTTTTTTAAGGTGTTTTTAAAAGTTAAGTATTTTTGGTTTTTTGGGTCTGTTTTCAATAGACTTTCAATTATTTTAAATGCGTTGGAAGGTTTGTTTATTCTTTGATAAGCTTCGGCCAATTTAAAATCAATTTCAGGATTTTTAACTTGATTCGTCGCAGCTTTTTGAGCAACCAGAATTCCTTTTTCATTTTGGTCAGACCACCAGTATAAATCCATTAAGGCTAGATAACTGTCAATATGAAATGGTGTTCTTTTAATAACACTCAATAATTCAGTCTCCGCTTTTTTATAATCACCTTCCCATCCCAAAGTTCGAGCTTTTAATATTCTGACATCTGAAAAATTAGGTAATTCATTCAAAATATAATCACATAGCAATCTCGAGTTTTTATACTCTTTCTTAAACGCTAAGTCTCGAGCTACTACAAACATCTGATCATAATTTAGCCCCTTTGCTAATT includes the following:
- a CDS encoding YaiO family outer membrane beta-barrel protein, translated to MKIKTTIKLSFLLVFLSVLQINGQETIYNGNPDTSFETARKLAFNQQRKQAQDTLLHILTKYPNYTDIRSFLATTYSWDGDYKKARKEFASILDKDPKNKETWIAAIKNESWGEFKFKALEMANESLKHFPNDPELLYLKASAQESTNNPLEALSTIESILDKNPEDQKALDYKSSLNQTLRVNTVGIRSAVDVYSDVFDPMQFHSLKLSRITKYGSIIAKLNLSRRFNENGSQFEVDLYPRIANGLYAYLNLGLSKSFLFPDVRYGAELYKSLPHSLEVSLGFRTLKYSTTTNIYTGAIGWYTGNSYWSLRPYFTPGEAGTSSSAALNYRKYRSNAENYISFTYSMGTSPEINQFQFNDSDSPIINLQSQRFNVGYYFTTNKNKNTWGAQFDLAHQEIIFDPGNYFWIYSVSLSWDLKFK